TTCTGGTAGATGGCGGAAACTCGCGTTTCACTGAAGATCAAAAACACGGCGAGATGTTGGCTGCGAAGAACATCGGCTTTATGGATGTTGGTGTTTCAGGTGGTGTTTGGGGCCTGGAAAATGGTTATGGGCTTATGGCCGGCGGCGCCAAGGAAGACATCGAGCGTGCTCTTCCTGTCCTAGACGCCCTCCGTCCTGAGGGTGAACGGGCCGACAGTTTTGTTCACGTTGGCGGTATTGGTGCGGGCCACTACGCGAAAATGGTGCACAACGGCATCGAATACGGTTTGATGCAGGCCTACGCCGAAGGCTATGAACTTCTTGCCAAGAAGGAAATCATCGAGGATTTGCCAGGAACTTTCCGCGCCTGGCAAAAGGGAACGGTTGTTCGTTCCTGGCTGCTTGATCTGATGGTCAAGGCACTGGATGAGGATCCAGGTTTGGAATCAATTGACGATTACGTTGAAGATTCAGGTGAAGGTCGCTGGACTGTGGAAGAGGCCATCGCCAATGCAGTCCCTGCGCCGGCCATCACGGCAGCCCTTTTTGCCAGGTTCTCATCCCGTGAGGACAATTCCCCAGCCATGAAAATGGTTTCGGCACTGCGCCACCAATTTGGTGGACACGCCACAAAACCCGCGGGTTCCTAGCAGTGGAAAAAGTTCGACTCCATGTATCTTGAACACCTTTCGCTGACCGATTTTCGCAGCTATGCCCAAGTTGACCTGACGCTCACCCCCGGCGTCACGGTGCTTGTTGGTTCAAACGGGTTGGGTAAAACCAATCTGGTGGAAGCCATCGGCTACCTCTCCACGCTTTCCTCCCACCGGGTCAGCAACGACGGCCCTCTCCTGCGATTTGGCACCGAGCGGGCACTTGTCCGGGCGCAGCTCGTCCGGGGCGGACAAAAGGTCATGGTCGAAGTGGAAATCAACGCCACCCGTGCCAACCGTGCCCGCATCAATCGTGCGAATCCGGTCCGGGCACGAGACATTTTGGGCATTTGCCGTACGGTGCTGTTTGCGCCCGAAGACTTGGCGCTCGTCAAGGGTGACCCTGGGAACCGTCGTCGTTTTTTGGATGACTTGTTGGTGGTCCTGCTACCCAAGCATGCCGGCACGCGCAGCGATTATGACCGCGTCCTCAAACAGCGCAATGCCTTGTTGAAATCCGCACGGTCTCAACATTTCTCCCGCTCCGGCGTCTCCGAATCCCATTTGTCCACCCTTGATGTGTGGGACGAACACCTTGCCATTGTGGCCGCGACCCTGCTGGAAGCACGCCTGGAACTGCTCAACCGGCTGCGCCCGCACATGGCCGAGGCCTATGCCCAGTTGACAGACGGTTCAAAACTTTTGCACGCAATTTACCGCAGCAGTTTAAATGATCCGCAGAAGCACGACGGCGCATCCCCCGACATGGACGGCTCCCCGGAGGTTGGGGTGCCAGCAAAAATTGAAGAAGGGGAAGACCTTTCGCTGTGCACGGTGGAGGTACTCACCGCGAAGTACCGGGCAGAGCTGCTGGCTTCGAGGACGCGCGAACTTGAACGCGGCATGTCCCTGGTCGGTCCCCACAGGGATGAACTGGATTTGTTATTGGGCCAGGCACCGGCCCGCGGCTATGCCTCGCATGGTGAGTCGTGGTCCATTGCTTTGGCCTTGCGGCTGGCATCCTTCCATGTCCTTGATGAGGACAAGCATGTTGCCGGGAACCAGCCGATCCTCATCCTTGATGATGTGTTTGCCGAATTGGATGCTCAACGCCGCACGAAGCTTGCCGGGATGGTCACTGCGGCCGAACAGGTGTTGGTGACAGCAGCCGTGGGTGAGGACATTCCTGCCGAATTGGCCGGGGCAACCGTGCAGGTGGTTCCCGGCGGAGTCGTTCTGGCTGAAGTTCCAGATGAATAAGTCACTACCCGGCTCAAATCCTCACGATCCCATGGGGAAAAAACGCAGTCAACAAGCTGCAGCTAGTGATCACACCACCGAAGTGGACGCCGCCCAAGAGGCTCTGAACCGCATGCGCACCATCGCCAAAAGCCGTGGGGAATTGCGGATTTCGCGCAACCGGTTGGGTGAAAAAGCAACACCCAAGAACAAGCGGAAACCGTTTCTCGACGCAAAGTACGGTGGCGGACGTGATCCCCAGGGCCTGGGAAATGTTGTCAGCCGACTCGTGTCCGACAGGGGTTGGAGCTCGCCCTTGGCGGTTGGCTCGGTGATGGCCCAATGGGATGACTTGGTGGGGCCCGATATTGCTGCCCACTGCCAGCCCGAAAGTTTTGAGGTGACGACCCTTCACATCAGATGTGATTCAACGAGCTGGGCCACCCAATTGCGTCTGCTCTCGTCATCTTTGCTGGCCAAATTCGATGAAGCCCTCGGCCGAGGTGTGGTCACAAAGATCATGGTCCTGGGGCCCACTGCTCCCAGCTGGCGCAAGGGTTTTCGCAACGTCAAGGGACGCGGTCCGCGCGACACCTACGGCTGAGTTCACGCCGGAGCCGAAACTGGCCAACGCGCTGCAGGGCCATTCAAACCCCTTGGGCCGTACATCTCCTTAAAGAAGCGACAACAA
This genomic interval from Arthrobacter sp. PAMC 25486 contains the following:
- the recF gene encoding DNA replication/repair protein RecF, whose product is MYLEHLSLTDFRSYAQVDLTLTPGVTVLVGSNGLGKTNLVEAIGYLSTLSSHRVSNDGPLLRFGTERALVRAQLVRGGQKVMVEVEINATRANRARINRANPVRARDILGICRTVLFAPEDLALVKGDPGNRRRFLDDLLVVLLPKHAGTRSDYDRVLKQRNALLKSARSQHFSRSGVSESHLSTLDVWDEHLAIVAATLLEARLELLNRLRPHMAEAYAQLTDGSKLLHAIYRSSLNDPQKHDGASPDMDGSPEVGVPAKIEEGEDLSLCTVEVLTAKYRAELLASRTRELERGMSLVGPHRDELDLLLGQAPARGYASHGESWSIALALRLASFHVLDEDKHVAGNQPILILDDVFAELDAQRRTKLAGMVTAAEQVLVTAAVGEDIPAELAGATVQVVPGGVVLAEVPDE
- a CDS encoding DUF721 domain-containing protein, with the protein product MGKKRSQQAAASDHTTEVDAAQEALNRMRTIAKSRGELRISRNRLGEKATPKNKRKPFLDAKYGGGRDPQGLGNVVSRLVSDRGWSSPLAVGSVMAQWDDLVGPDIAAHCQPESFEVTTLHIRCDSTSWATQLRLLSSSLLAKFDEALGRGVVTKIMVLGPTAPSWRKGFRNVKGRGPRDTYG
- the gnd gene encoding phosphogluconate dehydrogenase (NAD(+)-dependent, decarboxylating), giving the protein MHIGLVGLGKMGFNMRARLRAASIDVTGFDRNPDVTDVPSLTELVAAVPAPRLIWVMVPSGDITTSVIDELSQLLEPGDLLVDGGNSRFTEDQKHGEMLAAKNIGFMDVGVSGGVWGLENGYGLMAGGAKEDIERALPVLDALRPEGERADSFVHVGGIGAGHYAKMVHNGIEYGLMQAYAEGYELLAKKEIIEDLPGTFRAWQKGTVVRSWLLDLMVKALDEDPGLESIDDYVEDSGEGRWTVEEAIANAVPAPAITAALFARFSSREDNSPAMKMVSALRHQFGGHATKPAGS